One window from the genome of Leptospirillum ferriphilum encodes:
- a CDS encoding helix-turn-helix domain-containing protein: MENLFTVKEAAKLLTIKESTVYRWLFDRKIRPVRIGSRSVRIPESEILRIRGEAGIGA; the protein is encoded by the coding sequence ATGGAAAACCTTTTCACGGTGAAAGAGGCGGCTAAACTTTTGACCATAAAGGAAAGTACGGTTTATCGGTGGTTATTTGATCGGAAGATCCGGCCGGTTCGCATCGGGAGCCGTTCGGTGCGGATTCCGGAGTCGGAGATTCTGCGGATCCGTGGGGAGGCAGGGATCGGGGCATGA
- the holA gene encoding DNA polymerase III subunit delta, with product MIEPALALFRKDQSLLPVIVVIPGDPLILSWTFERIQRLLFLSQEDLSVNTEHLTGGDLTAADLLALAKEKPLFGPRRLFWIAQAEKVDGLLEKGIGQALLSAARNGHTSVVLEMGEKKASLLADIFPIFRTEPSGTLRQRQSEALLWVHVLAEKKGYRLGNGVGETLLRAFPEQMGQISSFLDRLSSPESGKIRTVTLEDLKQQGLEDPLESVFRLFDAWEANDSRLYGQWERFIDNGQSPLSFLSLWHRQWRLYAIAREEIRSPSDVGKFATKNRIPPPVAEKIRKTARAMTRKNLREGYALLRETDLSLKSGGDPSLIMLRFLAGMSFLSPGKRENHTRKIRTGR from the coding sequence TTGATCGAACCGGCTCTCGCTCTTTTCCGGAAAGACCAGTCTCTCTTGCCGGTCATTGTCGTGATCCCCGGGGATCCCCTGATTTTGTCCTGGACGTTTGAAAGAATTCAGCGACTCCTTTTCCTGTCCCAGGAGGATCTCTCCGTCAATACGGAACATCTTACAGGCGGAGATCTGACCGCAGCCGACCTCCTCGCGCTCGCAAAAGAAAAACCCCTGTTCGGCCCCCGAAGATTGTTCTGGATCGCACAGGCAGAAAAAGTCGACGGACTCCTGGAAAAAGGGATCGGGCAGGCCCTTCTCTCGGCGGCCCGGAACGGTCACACGTCGGTCGTCCTGGAAATGGGAGAGAAAAAAGCGTCCTTGCTGGCCGATATCTTTCCGATCTTCCGGACGGAGCCCTCCGGAACTCTCCGGCAGAGACAATCGGAGGCGCTTTTGTGGGTCCATGTTTTAGCAGAAAAAAAAGGCTACCGTCTGGGGAATGGTGTCGGGGAAACCCTTCTCCGGGCATTCCCCGAGCAGATGGGACAGATTTCTTCTTTCCTTGACCGGCTTTCCTCACCGGAAAGCGGAAAAATCCGGACAGTCACACTGGAAGACTTGAAGCAGCAAGGACTTGAAGATCCGCTGGAGTCCGTCTTTCGGCTCTTTGATGCCTGGGAGGCAAACGACAGTAGACTTTACGGACAATGGGAGAGATTCATCGACAACGGACAGTCTCCCTTGTCTTTTCTCTCTCTCTGGCACCGTCAGTGGAGACTTTATGCGATCGCCCGGGAGGAGATCCGCTCCCCGTCGGACGTTGGAAAATTTGCGACGAAGAACCGGATTCCCCCTCCTGTCGCAGAAAAAATACGGAAAACAGCCCGGGCCATGACAAGAAAAAACCTTCGTGAAGGGTATGCTCTTCTCCGGGAAACGGACCTCTCCCTGAAGTCGGGAGGGGACCCCTCCCTGATCATGCTCCGATTTCTGGCCGGCATGTCCTTTCTTTCCCCCGGGAAGAGGGAAAACCACACCAGAAAGATCAGGACAGGCCGTTGA
- the lptE gene encoding LPS assembly lipoprotein LptE — MSSFRDEQAFWKTPNPPFQKNILFFDFPILLGMLLLAGCGYHVMTLSGVTQTPETVKLGLPRTVTLAVRTFHNNTTFPLVETEVTQVLKDTLQKTSGVILVNDPKRADVVLTGSVVGINEIPFALSSVVGIEEYQVEVILAAKLVAFNGQVLWTGGSVMGTAPMYMSENLALLQQTQQYALNTASHNATVRLIQQMAHGIASMSYIPIQNATIGGQAPPPGAVPSAPGALPGQPQPSPMPGALP, encoded by the coding sequence TTGTCGTCGTTCCGCGATGAACAGGCTTTCTGGAAAACCCCAAACCCGCCATTTCAGAAGAATATCCTTTTTTTTGATTTTCCGATTCTTCTGGGAATGCTCCTTCTCGCGGGGTGCGGCTATCATGTCATGACGCTGTCCGGGGTGACGCAAACCCCCGAGACTGTCAAGCTCGGTCTCCCCCGGACCGTCACGCTGGCCGTACGGACCTTTCATAACAACACGACATTCCCCCTCGTCGAAACCGAGGTGACCCAGGTCCTGAAAGATACCCTCCAGAAAACCTCTGGTGTCATTCTTGTCAACGATCCCAAACGGGCCGATGTCGTGCTCACCGGCAGTGTCGTCGGCATCAACGAAATTCCGTTCGCTCTTTCCAGCGTCGTCGGCATCGAAGAATACCAGGTGGAAGTCATTCTTGCCGCCAAACTTGTCGCGTTCAACGGACAAGTCCTGTGGACAGGGGGTTCCGTGATGGGAACAGCACCGATGTACATGAGTGAAAATCTGGCTCTTCTCCAACAGACACAACAATACGCTCTCAATACGGCCTCACATAATGCCACGGTTCGCCTGATCCAGCAGATGGCGCATGGGATTGCTTCCATGTCCTATATTCCGATTCAAAATGCGACGATTGGGGGGCAGGCTCCTCCTCCGGGAGCGGTCCCCTCCGCTCCCGGAGCCCTTCCCGGTCAACCTCAGCCTTCCCCGATGCCTGGAGCCCTGCCTTGA
- the rpsT gene encoding 30S ribosomal protein S20 — protein sequence MASHKATLKDIKKNEKRRARNRQAVSMIRTMAKKVETLVSQGKKEEAVVALGEVVPVIDHAVNRRILHRNSASRKISRLTLKVNGLS from the coding sequence TTGGCGTCTCACAAGGCAACACTCAAGGATATCAAAAAGAACGAAAAAAGACGGGCCAGGAACCGGCAGGCCGTGTCCATGATCCGGACGATGGCCAAAAAAGTTGAAACCCTGGTGTCCCAGGGCAAGAAGGAAGAAGCTGTCGTGGCTCTGGGCGAAGTGGTTCCGGTCATTGATCACGCTGTCAACCGCCGCATTCTTCACCGCAATTCCGCTTCCCGGAAAATCTCCCGCCTGACGCTGAAGGTCAACGGCCTGTCCTGA
- a CDS encoding DUF7146 domain-containing protein: MNASELAAALGARREGLEYRASCPVHGGRSFCFREKDGKFVFLCRAGCDQEAVVAELKRLGLWPEWKETAKTWHRPVIHPSKPAETEDGVGKKAQQASRIWAEASPVTIGDPVWTYLKGRGIELPGYPEDLRTHPALDYWEQDDAGRPIRTGNFPCMLALIRNPEGRPVGIHRTWVAPDGSGKAPVQNPKKVSKVHDLTGGAVRLFPPREGLLSVSEGVEDALSVMVLWGIPCWACLGTSGLKGFEPPTGIKELIVFADRDENGAGQTAAIKLAQKLKKKMAVQIQVPDGQAKDLNQLLQEGVLHAV, encoded by the coding sequence ATGAACGCCTCCGAGCTGGCCGCCGCTCTTGGAGCCCGGAGAGAAGGCTTGGAATACCGGGCCTCTTGTCCGGTCCATGGCGGACGGAGCTTTTGTTTTCGGGAAAAAGACGGGAAATTCGTCTTTCTTTGCAGGGCCGGATGCGACCAAGAGGCTGTGGTCGCGGAGCTAAAACGCCTCGGGTTGTGGCCCGAATGGAAAGAGACCGCGAAAACGTGGCATCGGCCCGTCATTCATCCTTCAAAACCCGCGGAAACCGAAGATGGTGTAGGGAAAAAGGCGCAACAGGCTTCGAGAATATGGGCCGAAGCGAGTCCCGTCACCATCGGAGACCCGGTTTGGACCTACTTGAAAGGCCGGGGAATTGAGCTTCCCGGGTATCCGGAAGACCTCAGAACACACCCCGCGCTTGACTATTGGGAGCAGGACGACGCCGGAAGGCCAATAAGGACGGGGAATTTCCCTTGCATGTTGGCCCTTATCCGAAATCCGGAAGGTCGTCCAGTTGGCATCCATCGAACGTGGGTCGCTCCGGATGGGAGCGGGAAGGCCCCCGTCCAGAACCCAAAAAAGGTTTCCAAGGTTCACGATTTGACCGGGGGGGCTGTCCGGCTCTTCCCCCCGAGGGAGGGTCTCCTCTCGGTCTCTGAGGGAGTTGAGGACGCTCTTTCCGTGATGGTTTTGTGGGGCATCCCATGTTGGGCATGTCTTGGAACGAGTGGCCTCAAAGGGTTTGAACCGCCCACTGGGATTAAAGAATTGATTGTCTTTGCAGATCGGGACGAGAACGGAGCAGGGCAGACAGCAGCAATAAAACTGGCACAAAAACTTAAAAAGAAAATGGCCGTCCAGATTCAGGTTCCAGACGGCCAGGCGAAAGATCTTAATCAGCTTCTCCAAGAAGGAGTATTACATGCAGTCTAA
- a CDS encoding tyrosine-type recombinase/integrase, with translation MARAKQDRGVFERPVDSGIWWVRYTWQGKEIRRKIGRKTDAKNYYARVRAQILEGRYEPEKPRVVTLGAWLGEYMETVTSVSLSQQRGYAKFWTNTLGGRPIASIKTAELERIQVSLREAGKLAPSTINRHFAFLKHTFNIALRDGLIKENPVKGVHFFKEPKGRTVFLSEADEAKLKESFSPEYWPYVELAIHTGLRQSEQFNLRWENIDMTSRVLTVPVSKSGLTRHVPLNDTALAVLRDLKARQVILSPWVFPSPVDHTKPRDGNAFYKKVFVPAIEKAGLSGVVWHTLRHTFCSRLVQAGVPLTTVQKLAGHKDYSTTLIYAHLSPDHLHEAVGILSGKNPKSESEPAPNPAPAPFFKTGISS, from the coding sequence ATGGCACGAGCAAAACAGGATCGCGGGGTCTTTGAAAGACCGGTGGATTCAGGGATTTGGTGGGTTCGCTACACTTGGCAGGGAAAAGAGATTCGCCGGAAGATCGGACGGAAAACGGACGCCAAAAACTACTACGCCCGGGTCAGGGCTCAGATCCTTGAGGGCCGGTACGAACCCGAGAAACCCCGTGTCGTGACGCTCGGAGCATGGCTCGGGGAATACATGGAAACCGTTACATCCGTTTCCCTTTCACAGCAGAGAGGATATGCGAAATTCTGGACGAACACGCTCGGGGGTCGTCCCATTGCCAGCATCAAAACCGCCGAACTAGAACGGATTCAGGTCTCTCTCCGGGAAGCCGGGAAGCTGGCCCCGAGCACGATCAACCGGCACTTCGCATTCCTGAAACATACCTTCAACATCGCTCTCCGGGACGGTCTCATCAAAGAGAACCCGGTCAAGGGCGTCCATTTTTTCAAGGAACCGAAGGGCCGGACCGTCTTCCTGTCCGAAGCGGATGAAGCGAAGTTGAAAGAGTCTTTTTCCCCCGAGTATTGGCCCTATGTCGAGCTCGCCATTCATACCGGGCTCAGACAGTCGGAGCAGTTCAATCTCCGGTGGGAGAATATCGATATGACTTCCCGTGTGCTGACCGTCCCGGTGTCGAAGTCGGGATTAACCCGCCACGTTCCTTTGAACGATACCGCCCTTGCCGTCCTCCGGGATCTGAAAGCCCGTCAGGTCATCCTCTCCCCCTGGGTGTTCCCGAGTCCCGTCGATCACACGAAACCCCGGGACGGAAACGCCTTCTATAAAAAGGTGTTCGTTCCGGCGATAGAGAAGGCCGGGCTTTCCGGTGTGGTCTGGCACACGCTCCGACATACCTTCTGTTCCCGTCTCGTTCAGGCAGGTGTCCCTCTCACCACGGTCCAGAAGCTGGCCGGGCACAAGGACTACTCCACGACCCTGATTTATGCTCATCTCTCCCCGGATCATCTCCATGAGGCGGTCGGGATCCTCTCGGGGAAAAATCCAAAATCCGAATCCGAACCGGCACCAAATCCGGCACCGGCACCTTTTTTTAAAACGGGAATTTCTTCCTAG
- the leuS gene encoding leucine--tRNA ligase encodes MSSLYPFEEIETTVQKRWKQENAFALKDQPGKKTFYCLEMFPYPSGRIHMGHVRNYSIGDALARYKRMRGFNVLHPMGWDSFGLPAENAAIQRGIHPAVWTDQNIAHMKEQLSRLGLSYDWSREVTTCLPEYYRWNQWFFLKFYEKGLAYKKEGLLNWCDSCLTVLANEQVEEGLCWRCKSPVTLRPMEQWYLRITDYARELLDALPDLPGWPEKVRVMQENWIGKSEGAEIRFSLQGSSLELSVFTTRPDTLFGVTFVTIAPEHPLLEELLPLSRQREETESFIRKVLHKRTTERNTEPGEKEGIDTGLRVIHPLTGDVLPLWIGNFVVASYGTGVVMGVPAHDERDHEFARKYGLPIKEVIAPSVAHEPHAPEMAYTGPGHLIHSGTFNGLSNELAKGKIISELETRGKGVRKLTYRLRDWGISRQRYWGTPIPIVYCETCGTVPVPESDLPVILPRDVAFTGKGGSPLRDSESFFRTTCPNCQAPARRETDTMDTFFDSSWYFLRFTDPSNTAEPFSKTAARQWIPVDQYIGGVEHAILHLLYSRFFTRALKDLGIVDSPEPFRSLLTQGMVLKDGAKMSKSKGNVVDPDQLIERYGADTVRLFTLFSAPPDKDLAWDDKAVEGAYRFLGRLYQRVLELSRFPAIPPSSGGAARGPVSSAQKPLLAKIHETIRDVTFDLESNNQMNTAIARLMELLNALGNGDPEKTEELPLLREGYTTLLLLLSPFAPHLSQHLYGLLGHEGLLLDQPWPEAREEAMIRDEIPYVIQINGKLRATLMLPPDIDRSDLLKKALEDERIQRNLVDMKLQKEIYVPGKLLNLVVVPR; translated from the coding sequence TTGAGCAGCCTTTATCCATTCGAAGAGATCGAAACCACCGTCCAGAAACGCTGGAAACAGGAAAACGCCTTCGCGCTGAAAGATCAGCCGGGAAAAAAAACCTTCTACTGTCTGGAGATGTTTCCCTATCCCTCCGGCCGGATCCATATGGGACACGTCCGCAATTACTCGATCGGGGACGCCCTGGCCCGCTATAAACGGATGAGAGGATTCAATGTTCTGCATCCCATGGGGTGGGATTCTTTTGGACTCCCTGCCGAAAATGCCGCGATCCAGAGAGGAATCCACCCGGCCGTCTGGACGGATCAAAACATCGCCCACATGAAAGAGCAGCTCAGCCGCCTCGGTCTTTCCTACGACTGGTCCCGCGAAGTCACCACCTGCCTTCCGGAATACTATCGCTGGAATCAGTGGTTCTTTCTCAAGTTCTATGAAAAAGGCCTGGCCTACAAAAAAGAAGGGCTTCTGAACTGGTGTGATTCCTGCCTCACGGTTCTCGCCAACGAACAGGTCGAGGAGGGTCTCTGCTGGCGTTGCAAGTCTCCGGTTACCTTACGGCCCATGGAACAATGGTATCTCCGGATCACCGACTATGCGCGGGAACTTCTCGATGCGCTTCCGGACCTTCCAGGCTGGCCGGAAAAAGTGCGCGTCATGCAGGAGAACTGGATCGGAAAATCGGAAGGTGCCGAAATCCGCTTTTCCCTACAAGGAAGTTCTCTCGAACTTTCTGTTTTCACGACGAGGCCGGATACTCTCTTTGGCGTCACGTTCGTCACAATTGCCCCGGAGCACCCGCTCCTCGAAGAGCTTCTCCCCCTGTCCCGACAGAGAGAAGAGACGGAATCCTTTATCCGGAAAGTCCTCCATAAAAGAACCACCGAGCGGAACACGGAACCGGGAGAAAAGGAAGGGATCGATACTGGCCTCCGCGTCATTCATCCCCTGACAGGCGACGTTCTCCCCCTCTGGATCGGAAATTTTGTCGTAGCATCCTACGGGACCGGTGTGGTCATGGGCGTTCCGGCACATGACGAGAGGGATCATGAATTCGCACGGAAATACGGGTTGCCGATCAAGGAAGTCATCGCCCCGTCCGTCGCCCACGAACCCCATGCGCCGGAGATGGCCTATACCGGTCCTGGCCATCTGATCCACTCCGGAACCTTCAACGGGCTTTCGAACGAACTGGCCAAGGGGAAGATCATCTCGGAACTGGAAACCCGCGGGAAAGGGGTCCGGAAGTTGACATATCGCCTCCGGGACTGGGGGATCTCCCGACAACGATACTGGGGAACGCCCATTCCAATCGTCTATTGCGAAACATGCGGAACGGTTCCCGTCCCGGAATCGGACCTCCCGGTCATTCTCCCGCGAGACGTCGCCTTTACCGGAAAAGGGGGATCGCCTCTCCGGGACTCCGAATCCTTCTTTCGCACCACCTGTCCGAACTGCCAGGCACCGGCCCGCCGGGAAACCGACACCATGGATACGTTCTTCGATTCTTCCTGGTACTTTTTGCGGTTCACCGACCCGTCAAACACCGCGGAACCGTTTTCGAAAACCGCTGCCCGGCAATGGATCCCGGTCGACCAGTACATCGGCGGAGTTGAGCATGCCATCCTGCATCTGCTCTATTCGCGTTTTTTCACCCGGGCCCTGAAAGATCTTGGAATTGTCGACTCTCCCGAGCCCTTCCGGTCTCTCCTGACACAGGGAATGGTCCTGAAAGACGGGGCCAAAATGTCCAAGTCAAAGGGGAATGTCGTCGATCCGGACCAGCTGATCGAACGTTACGGCGCAGACACCGTTCGCCTGTTCACACTGTTTTCCGCCCCTCCCGACAAAGACCTGGCCTGGGACGACAAGGCCGTCGAAGGCGCCTACCGCTTTCTGGGAAGGCTCTACCAGCGGGTTTTGGAATTGTCCCGGTTTCCGGCAATTCCCCCTTCTTCCGGAGGCGCAGCCAGAGGACCTGTCAGCTCCGCCCAGAAACCCCTTCTTGCCAAGATCCATGAAACGATCCGGGATGTGACGTTCGATCTGGAGTCCAACAACCAGATGAACACCGCCATTGCACGTCTGATGGAGCTTTTGAACGCACTCGGAAACGGAGATCCGGAAAAAACGGAAGAATTACCCCTCCTTCGGGAAGGCTACACCACGCTTCTCCTTCTTCTTTCTCCGTTCGCCCCGCATCTGTCCCAGCATCTCTATGGTCTTCTGGGGCATGAGGGCCTCCTTCTGGACCAGCCGTGGCCCGAAGCCCGGGAGGAAGCCATGATCCGGGATGAAATTCCCTATGTCATCCAGATCAACGGAAAACTTCGGGCCACCCTGATGTTGCCCCCGGACATCGACCGGTCGGATCTCCTGAAGAAAGCCCTGGAAGACGAGAGGATCCAGAGGAATCTGGTCGATATGAAACTCCAGAAAGAAATTTACGTTCCGGGAAAACTCCTGAACCTTGTCGTCGTTCCGCGATGA